In Hoplias malabaricus isolate fHopMal1 chromosome 18, fHopMal1.hap1, whole genome shotgun sequence, the genomic window agtggccagtgagtgtcagtagatggagggtgtttctgataaagtggccagtgagtgtcagtggggggggggggggtgtttctgataaagtggccagtgagtgtcagtagaggggggtgtttctgataaagtggccagtgagtgtcagtagagggggggtgtttctgataaagtggccagtgagtgtcagtagaggggggtgtttctgataaagtggccagtgagtgtcagtagagggggggtgtttctgataaagtggccagtgagtgtcagtagaggggggtgtttctgataaagtggccagtgagtgtcagtagaggggggtgtttctgataaagtggccagtcagtgtcagtagagggggtgtttctgataaagtggccagtcagtgtcagtagagggggatgtttctgataaagtggccagtcagtgtcagtagaggggggtgtttctgataaagtggccagtgagtgtcagtagaggggggtgtttctgataaagtggccagtcagtgtcagtagaggggggtgtttctgataaagtggccagtcagtgtcagtagaggggggtgtttctgataaagtggccagtgagtgtcagtagaggggggtgtttctgataaagtggccagtgagtgtcagtagaggggggtgtttctgataaagtggccagtcagtgtcagtagaggggggtgtttctgataaagtggccagtcagtgtcagtagaggggggtgtttctgataaagtggccagtgagtgtcagtagaggggggtgtttctgataaagtggccagtgagtgtcagtagagggggtgtttctgataaagtggccagtcagtgtcagtagaggggggtgtttctgataaagtggccagtgagtgtcagtagaggggggtgtttctgataaagtggccagtcagtgtcagtagaggggggtgtttctgataaagtggccagtcagtgtcagtagagggggtgtttctgataaagtggccagtgagtgtcagtagaggggggtgtttctgataaagtggccagtgagtgtcagtagaggggggtgtttctgataaagtggccagtcagtgtcagtagaggggggtgtttctgataaagtggccagtgagtgtcagtagaggggggtgtttctgataaagtggccagtgagtgtcagtagaggggggtgtttctgataaagtggccagtcagtgtcagtagaggggggtgtttctgataaagtggccagtgagtgtcagtagaggggggtgtttctgataaagtggccagtgagtgtcagtagagggggggtgtttctgataaagtggccagtgagtgtcagtagaggggggtgtttctgataaagtggccagtgagtgtcagtagaggggggtgtttctgataaagtggccgtgagtgtcagtagaggggggtgtttctgataaagtggccagtgagtgtcagtagaggggggtgtttctgataaagtggccagtgagtgtcagtagaggggggtgtttctgataaagtggccagtgagtgtcagtagaggggggtgtttctaataaagtggccagtgagtgtcagtagaggggggtgtttctgataaagtggccagtgagtgtcagtagagggggttgtttctaataaagtggccagtgagtgtcagtagaggggggtgtttctgataaagtggccagcgtgtgtcagtagaggggggtgtttctgataaagtggccagtgagtgtcagtagaggggggtgtttctgataaagtggccagtgagtgtcagtagaggggggtgtttctgataaagtggccagtgagtgtcagtagagggggggtgtttctgataaagtggccagtgagtgtcagtagaggggggtgtttctgataaagtggccagtgagtgtcagtagaggggggtgtttctgataaagtggccagtgagtgtcagtagaggggggtgtttctgataaagtggccagtgagtgtcagtagaggggggtgtttctaataaagtggccagtgagtgtcagtagaggggggtgtttctgataaagtggccagtgagtgtcagtagaggggggtgtttctgataaagtggccagtgagtgtcagtagagggggggtgtttctgataaagtggccagtgagtgtcagtagagggggtgtttctgataaagtggccagtgagtgtcagtagaggggggtgtttctgataaagtggccagtgagtgtcagtagagggggtgtttctgataaagtggccagtgagtgtcagtagaggggggtgtttctgataaagaggccagtgagtgtcagtagaggggggtgtttctgataaagtggccagtgagtgtcagtagaggggggtgtttctgataaagtggccagtgagtgtcagtagaggggggtgtttctgataaagtggccagtgagtgtcagtagagggggtgtttctgataaagtggccagtgagtgtcagtagaggggggtgtttctgataaagtggccagtgagtgtcagtagaggggggtgtttctgataaagtggccagtgagtgtcagtagaggggggtgtttctgataaagtggccagtgagtgtcagtagaggggggtgtttctgataaagtggccagtgagtgtcagtagaggggggtgtttctaataaagtggccagtgagtgtcagtagaggggggtgtttctgataaagtggccagtgagtgtcagtagaggggggtgtttctgataaagtggccagtgagtgtcagtagaggggggtgtttctgataaagtggccagtgagtgtcagtagaggggggtgtttctaataaagtggccagtgagtgtcagtagaggggggtgtttctgataaagtggccagtgagtgtcagtagaggggggtgtttctgataaagtggccagtgagtgtcagtagagggggtgtttctgataaagtggccagtgagtgtcagtagaggggggtgtttctgataaagtggccagtgagtgtcagtagagggggggtgtttctgataaagtggccagtgagtgtcagtagaggggggtgtttctgataaagtggccagtgagtgtcagtagaggggggtgtttctgataaagtggccagtgagtgtcagtagagggggggtgtttctgataaagtggccagtgagtgtcagtagaggggggtgtttctgataaagtggccagtgagtgtcagtagaggggggtgtttctgataaagtggccagtgagtgtcagtagaggggggtgtttctgataaagtggccagtgagtgtcagtagagggggggtgtttctgataaagtggccagtgtgtgtcagtagaggggggtgtttctgataaagtggccagtgagtgtcagtagaggggggtgtttctgataaagtggccagtgagtgtcagtagagggggggtgtttctgataaagtggccagtgagtgtcagtagagggggggtgtttctgataaagtggccagcgtgtgtcagtagaggggggtgtttctgataaagtggccagtgagtgtcagtagagggggtgtttctgataaagtggccagtgagtgtcagtagagggggggtgtttctgataaagtggccagtgtgtgtcagtagagggggggtgtttctgataaagtggccagtgagtggtgctcagtaatctgatagagtgtgNNNNNNNNNNNNNNNNNNNNNNNNNNNNNNNNNNNNNNNNNNNNNNNNNNNNNNNNNNNNNNNNNNNNNNNNNNNNNNNNNNNNNNNNNNNNNNNNNNNNNNNNNNNNNNNNNNNNNNNNNNNNNNNNNNNNNNNNNNNNNNNNNNNNNNNNNNNNNNNNNNNNNNNNNNNNNNNNNNNNNNNNNNNNNNNNNNNNNNNNTTTTCCCCCTGTCCTCAGGTTCCCCAGACTCTGCAGGTGATAACGGTGCTGGTCCTGCTCTCCCAGTGGCCCCGGTTCCCTTCAACATGGCTCAGGGTTCCCCTCCCCGGTTCAGGACCAGCTCAGAGTCAGCCTCCAGTGCCCGCGGTGGTCCTCCCTTCTCACACACGGGCATCGAGCTGTTCCCCCCCACCTTCTCCTCGCCCTCACCCCTCAGCTTCCCCACCCTCTGCCCCCAAACTGTCACTCGGCTCGCTGCTCCAGCGCCAGCTCCTACACAGCTACTACACCAAAGCGCTGCAGGTGAACAGACGcactcatgtacagctgctcacCACAACGGGATTCTACGATGACGATATATAATGTTCCCTCTTCTTTTTCCAGGACGGTTCTGCAGGTTCTCTGTTGTTCTCTCCACAGCAGTTCGGTTCTCCACAGCAGTTGGGTTCCAGTTCTGCGAGTCCGGACCCGGGGCCTCGGTGCCGTCCCCCAGCCGCTCAGAGGGAGCCGGCGGCCTCTCGGACTCGGACGAAATGGACACGGCTGAGATCGCGCGGCAGGTCAAAGAGCAGCTCATCAAGCACAACATCGGTCAGAGGGTGTTCGGACACTACGTCCTCGGCCTCTCCCAGGGCTCGGTCAGCGAGATCCTGGCCCGGCCCAAACCCTGGAGCAAGCTCACCATCCGCGGGAAAGAGCCTTTCCACAAGATGAAGCAGTTCCTCTCGGATGAGCAGAATATCCTCGCGCTTCGGAGCATCCAGGGACGAcagagaggtacacacacacacacacacacacacacacacacacacacacacacagacgagaTTCCATCACATCTTTCCAAACTGAACTGCCACTAAGGCAACATCACTAAAGCtcagcacgcttggaggagagcactaaccaCCTAGATTAGCGTTAGTTAGCAggctgagtgatggagagagacagtGCCATCCTacaccactagagggcagtgtgAACTCTGTGAGAGCCCTGTTTacggatggctgtggcatctCCTGATTCACGTCTGAGGCCCTGCAGTTTATAGTATTTTTTACGTGACGTTTACACACCTTTCTGTAGAGGTTTGCCCCCtctatatagtgtgtgtgtgtgtgtgtgtgtgtgtgtgtgtgtgtgtgtgtgtgtgtgtgtgtgtgaatcccCTGTACTCAGGTCAGAGAAAACCCCTTAAGCCCTGTGTCTTTAAACCCGTGGAGATGGCGTTTCAGGCCGAGAGCCGCGGGttgctgtgagagaggaggGTTATTTCTCCTTTAGAACAGAAAtagcgcccccccccccccccccccgacccTCGGGTTTGAAGCGGAGGACGGAAATAAAACCTGATAAAGAGCGAGCGTTCCTCTAAAGTGGTGACAGGGAAGCAGAAGTCTGGAGTCGTGCTCTTATTGCTCTTGTTTTCCAACAGAGAACCCAGGGCAGAACCTGAACAGAGTGTTTCAGGAGGTTTCCAAACGAAGACACGGCTCCTCAGGCTCCTCAAAGCCAGGTCTGTTCTCAGCCTTCACCTTAGCTGTGGCCtcggctctgtgtgtgtgaatgtctgtgtgtcccTGTCCTGTTTTGGCCTGGAGTCTGTTGGAAAATGAGCAGACGCAGCAGTGGGTTTAGAAGGATAAAGCCATATCATCCGCAGGGTCATTCTGGCGGAGTGTAATACAGTACAGGAAGCGTAGGGGGCGATATAACCATGGAACTGTCTGTGTGTTATTGTTTGTTAAGTGTTTGTAAAAGCCGCAGTCAGATGTCTACTGTCTGATTCGAAAGTCCTTTAAAGTTATTTCATGATTATAGtgcagacctgtgtgtgtgtgtgtgtgtgtgtgtgtgtgtgtgtccttgagGCTGGGCTGCAATGCCACCGCACTGTAACTGGTCGTTCAGTTTCCCTTGGGCAGCACTGTGGGTGGTCAACCACccagcgagtgtgtgtgtgtgtgtgtgtgtgtgtgtgtgttttgtgtacaTTACTtccacctcacacacacccagctgCACTCTTCACACACCAGTGAACCTGACCTTCCCCCACTGCccacttcacaaacacacacacactcacacacctcacacacacataagtacCTGTGTTACAGTAACGTCCAATATGCATTAACTATTTttaatctccctctctctctctctctctctctctctctctctctctctctctctctctctctctctctcccccctctctctcacacactctctctctctctctctttctctctcccttcctctttcactctctgtctctctctctctctgtctctctctcccccctctctctctctcacactctctctttctctctctctctcccttcctctttcactctctctgtctctctctgtctctctctctcccttcctctttcactctttctgtctctctctctctctctctctgtgtctctctctctctctctctctcccttcctctttcactctctctgtctctgtctctctctctctctctctctctctctgtctctctctctctctctctctctctctctctctgtctctctctctcctctctctctctctctctctcaggtagtATCACCACCCGGATCCGGATGCCTGATGGAGGCTCAGATGAAGCCATTAAGTCCATCCTGGAACAGGCCAAGAGGGAGCTGCAGGTACAGAAAGGTGAGTCCTCCAAATCTGTGATGTCATATCCTGTAGTTTgggtatttataaatgtatgacCCGTCTCCCTGGTTTCTGCTGCAGTTGAAAATGTCCAgccgtcctcctcctccttctcctgctCTGAGGAGCACCTTCACTCCGTCCTGGACCAGGCTCGCAGGGAGATGGaggtccagcagggggcgctggaGGCGGGTGTGAAGGCCCAGTCTGAGCTTTGTGTCCTGGGCTCGAAGCTGCTGACCTCTCCCCTGTCCGGCCTGGCGTTCTCACCCCTCGCTCTCACGCTGAAGAAACCGCTGGACGTCCATGCCGCAGTGAAGCGGGACAGCAGCGAGGGGGCGCTGTCTGAGCTGGGGCAGAACCCTGACACTGCAGCCATCTGGAGGGAACAGTGGTGGAACGCGGTTCCTGCGGAGAGACGTGGAGGAGTCACTCAGCTGCTCTCGAACGACGACTCGCTGAGTCAGGACGACAGCAAGGAGGTTCAGACGACTTTTTACGCTCCATTTAACACACGACAGACTACACTGCCTCCATCGCCAGGGCAACACCACCCCACATCTGTAGTTACACTActcctgtttccatggttacgcCACATCCATTTCCATGATTACACTACACAAGTTCCCACCTGTATCCATTGTTGTACTATACCAATTTCCATAGTTATACTACGtccatttccatggttacaataaacatgtttccatggttacactacattcatttttatGGTCACACTACACATATTCCCATTGTTACATTATACCTCTATCCATTGTTGCACTTTaactgtttccatggttacaccaCATCTATTTCCATGGTTAAATTACATATGTTTCCATTGGTACATTTAACCAGTTTCCATGGTTTCACTACTCCCATTTCCATGGCTACACTACACGTTACAATTGTTACATTGCacctgtttccatggttacccTACATCAATTTCCATGGTTACCCTACATCTATTTCCATGGTTACCCTCTATCTATTTCCATGGTTACCCTACATCCATTTCCATGGTTACCCTACATctatttccatggttacacttcATATGTTCCCATTGTTACATTACACCTGTCTCCATGGTTATCCTACTtccatttccatggttacactacactCGTTTCTGTGGTTACACATGCTGCGGCTCCAGCTCTAACCCCTGAACTCTGCCTGTTCCCCGCAGCTGAAGCCCGTGTCTCTGGGCAGCGTGACCCCTGCCCCACCCTCTCTGGACTGGATGAGTGCTGAGTCTCCATTCTCTCTGCTTTCCCAGAGTTCCGAGCTCAACGTGACAATGTCGGGCATCTCCGAGCCCCCTCAGTGCAGCCCCCTGCAGGCCATCGCCAAAACGTCCAGCAAACCGGCCCCGACGCCGCTGACCCCAGAGCAGTACGAGTTTTACATGTACCAGGACCTGGACACGGCGGAGCTCACGCAGCAGGTGAAAGACAAACTGGCCAAGAGCGGCATCTGCCAGAGAGTCTTCGGAGAGAAGGtacacacactttctcagtTAACGTCAGCGTAACGTCAGAGTAACTTCATCATAACTTCACCTTAATGGAGCCgaatatcatttttattattcagttacactgctgtgtgtgtgtgtgtgtgtgtgtgtgtgtgtaggtgctgGGACTCTCTCAGGGCAGTGTGAGTGATATGCTCTCTCGGCCGAAGCACTGGAGCAAACTCACACAGAAGGGAAGAGAACCTTTCATCCGCATGCAGCTGTGGCTCAAcggagaaaacacacaccacaccaacggtacacacacacacgcacacatgcacacacacacacacacacacatacacacacacacacacacacacacacacacatacacacacacacacacacacacacacacacacacacatacacacacacacacacacacacacacacacacacacacacacatacacacacacagtacatttAAAGGAGCATTCAGCagttttctccagtgattccagtggcctggatgtgtcagagactTTGCACTAAATCTGGgattaaacatggctgccccctaGTGGTGGACCCGCTCCCTGGAGCCTCATCACCAGGGCCCAAGTCTGATTTTTAATGTTGAactttatagaaaatatataaaaatatgaaataatcaCGTTCCTAATCATtgtttgatgtttttttgtataaaacatGGATTGCTTTTTAATGCAACGGCAAATTACAGTTAGGAAAAATGAagattaataatgaattattatttataaatgcaCTTTATTACTGAAGACTAGAACAGTGATGTTTATATAAAGATAGCTCTTCTGTTGAGGTTCGGCTGTAGTTTATCGTCTGTGATGTACGTAACATTATTGTTTCCGGTCGCTGACCTGGATTTGGAGGTGGTCCATCactgagacagtgtgtgtgtgtgtgtgtgtgtgtgtggtaggggggtggggggtgttagACCCTAGGGGCTCTCACTGCAGGCCACTGAAACAGTTCTAATCCATTACCTCGTCATATCTGTGATTTATGATAATTTACCTCCTGTCCTGACATACCACTGGCCGACGGCtcattaatatgcaaatgagggGCAATGTTGTGACGAATGAGCCGTTAGCAGAGCATGTGAGGAATTATGGGGAATATGTCCTACATTAAACTGGCCTTTTTCTTCCattctttaaacacacacacacacacacacacacatatacacacacacacacacacacacaaacaaatgaggcaggtgagggagagagaggaacaggagagagagagaatgtgagtgtgtgtgtgtgtgggggagggggggtcttGTTTGAGGTGCCTGTAAGTCACACTTTACAAGTATTAATCAAAGTCAGTTTATTGTTATATAAAATCAGAGTGTGTGATAAGTGTGTGTCCTTCATCTCTCCTGTCCTCTCTAAccctcattacacacacacacacacacacacacacacacagcctggaggAATGCGCTTCttttagcatgtgtgtgtgtgtctgtgtgtgtgtgtgtgtgtgtgaggtcaaGGGTAGTGAGTGACCCTCATTAGTCTCTGTACAAATGTTTTGATGAAGGTCATTATGACTTTTCCATGAtccagagacagacacacacacacacacacacacacatacacacacacacacacacacacacacacacacagagagaacttgttaaatgtttgttaaagGAGATAAACGAAAGATAAATAAGAGAGTAGTCCTAGTTCGTCTGTTAAATCTGAGCGTTGTTTGAGACCtcactgagatctccactgaaACTCCAGAGGAGACAGGTGTGAGATCAGCAGCTGGGTTTCCATCCAAAACGTTCACAGATGTTCTGCGTAACGAAGAAATGTCCATCCACTGCACTTTAGCGAATAAACTCCAGAGGGCGTCGTCTCCGTGATCAGGGGCCGCTTCCACacgagggagagggaggggtctGAGCAGGTGCTttatatcagaaacaccctctgtGTCAGTGAGAGCGGTGTGACAGCGGTGTGTGgggcgtgtgtgtggtgtctgcGTGTGGAGCGTGTTCTGAATGTCTTTAGAGGACAGTAAATAAAcgctgtgtggtctctgacttttgctcagtgctgcGTGTGTACAGTGATCTACACACGCTCTGAAATCAGACCCCCAGGGGGCGCTGCTGTGAGatcagaggagaggagaggggggcCAGTGCGGGGCTCTGGGGGGCGCTGTGCTGCGTGTGCAGTCGGTCTGAACCAGCTGAGAcctcattgtttatttaaacagtgCTTTTGTGCATTTGTGATTTAGCGACAGTCGAACTGCTCCAAATCGTCTCAAAGTTAAACTCTTTTCTCGATATTTGGGCCTTTTCCGTTCACTTGTTTCGGGGGTGTCGGAGGATGATAAACCTTTATCTCAGGAGacatttgagcagcaggagacttgGGGTAAAGCTTCTCTGGGCTCTTTGTTTCTCAGTGAAACGACAGATACATTAAGGAGGTCTCCTTTTTGAGTTTCCTTTCCTCTGGGTCCTGAATAATGTAACGCTCCTCATTCACATTAACGCCGCTCCGTTTCCTGCGGAGGTTTGCGCGGCGCTGGGTGTGGACGCGAGGACAGCGTGGGCTGGGGACGTGTTTGTCTCCGCAGATGAGACAGTGGGCTGAAGGTACCGACTGAGGTTGTGGTTCTGATCGCGGAGTGGACACAGACAGCAGTTCAGTCCTCAGCGTCTCATTCAGTTACCATCACATCTAACAGAGCTACGTTCacatatatctgtgtgtgtgtgtgtgtgtgtgtgtgtgtgtgtgtggaaatggTCAGCAGTAACCAGCAGTGTGGCCAGATGTGACCATCCCCCACTatgctacatacacacacacacacacacacacacttgctgccAGTGCTGGTTGCTTTCAGCTTGTGAGAgaaacacactgtcacacacacacacacacacacacactcacccacacactgctGGCGGTTGAGCTGTCACCAggccgtgtgtgtgagtgtgtgtgagtgtaaatgtgatgtgatgtgtCTGTCCctgcagcttcacacacactaatcaGAACTGACGGCCTCACCGCTGCTCTCTcgctgccacacacacacacacacacacacacacacacacacacacacagatgaaaaTTGAAGAGAGAAAGCTCTGAGACCAGCATCACTTCAACTCACTCTCATGAGGAATAGAACAGATAAATGTAAAGAGAATAACAGCaacaaccaaataaaaataaaaccagcagcagtaataacaataacatattatcattattattattatcattaactcatcattcattgtctgtagcccttatccagttcagggtcacagtgggtccagagccgacccagaacactagtccttcacagggcgacacacactcacaccgccggacacttttgagtctctattctacctaccaacgtgtgtttttggagcgtgggaggaaatccacacagacacagggagaacacaccacactcctcacagacagtcaaccggaggaaacccacgcagacacagagagaacacaccacactcctcacagacagtcaaccggaggaaacccacgcagacacagagagaacacaccacactcctcacagacagtcacccggaggaaacccacgcagacacagggagaacacaccacactcctcacagacagtcaaccggaggaaacccacgcagacacagggagaacacaccacactcctcacagacagtcaaccggaggaaacccacgcaggcacagagagaacacaccacactcctcacagacagtcaaccggaggaaacccacgcagacacagggagaacacaccacactcctcacagacagtcaaccggaggaaacccacgtagacacagggagaacacaccacactcctcacagacagtcacccggaggaaacccacgcagacacagggagaacacaccacactcctcacagatagtcacccggaggaaagacacagtaTTTGTGTAAGAAGCTTGGTGCCAGAATGTAACGGCTGTGCTGTTGAAGGTGGACTGGTGCTggaatgtgttttatttgtttattgactATCATCGTTTATTTGATCAGGTTGGTTTTGGGTCTGAAGTTTTGTTCCAGGGCGCCCCTGGTGGACATGAAaggaaatatttatattatgggGTGTGATatcctgttttctctctctctcttctcagagCTGACTCCTAAGACCTCTGCGAGCTGCAGTCCCCTTCCAGAGTCTCCACTCAGTTCCGCAGAGGAGTCCGCAAACCACTCGGATGACCCCAGCGTCCAGCCGTCCAGCGAAGCGCCAGAATCTCCGAACACTTCGCTCTGTCTCCCGGGAAACACAGCCCTCAGCATCCAGGAGGCGGTCACCATGACGACTGAACTGGACACTTACAGCATCACCAAGAGGGTCAAAGAGGTCCTCGTCGATAACAACCTTGGTGAGTTGGTTCTGTGATGCGAAGCCCCTAACGGAGATGGGCTTTTTTACTCATTCACTTATGGTTTCTAATTGCACTTCAAAGGGACTAATCCTTACATACTTTCAGTTAAGGTCGGCTCCACTAGGGGGTGCTATTGTGCTTCACGTTGTAGCTATGGCTTCATTTCATACTCCACCACGGCACACAGCAacactgttcctttaagaagaACACACAGTGTCATAGAGACGAAGAACTGAGTAGAGCCCCCACATGGAGCactttgttaaatgtgagtgggtgtgtgactgagtgagtctgagttgagttgagtgaGACGGGGACGGTCTGTAGGACGAGGACAAAGCCTCAGGTCCAAGGTGAGACTGTGTAGAGCTCCGGCTCAGAAACAGGACTCTTATTTTAGCGTGTGGTTAAATGAAGAGATGCCATTGAGAGGTTGTGCTTTTGGTGAAGGACATTTTGGAGGAGACACTGTCCTGTCCTTCGGCATTTaatcactgtctcctctctctctctctcagtgtgtgtgtgtgtgtgtgtgtgtgtgtgtgtgtgtgtgtgtgtgtgagagtgtgtgtgcgagtgtgtgtgtgtgtgtgtgagagtgtgtgtgcgagtgtgtgtgtgtgtgtttgctgataCAGAGTTAAGTGCAGTTTTAAAGCTTCAGTAATGTATTCCTGGGTTCTTTCTTCCAAGTGAcgtctatctcactctctctgagctGTTGTTGGAAATTTGTCCCTGGagaatgttttgtgtgtgtgtgtgtgtgtgtgtgtgtgtgtgtgtgtgtatgtgcgtgtgtgtgtgtgtgtgtgtgtgtttctgaggggAGAGTCTGTGGAGATTGAAGTGTAATCACAGCTCTGTTCTCATCTCTGGAGGATTCCTCTTCTGTAAAAACAGATCTTCTCCTTGAAGACACATCCCCCACTGAGCTCACTGAGCTTCACAAGAGCTGTCTGACACCATCAGACTCAATCAGACACTATCAGACACCATCTGACTCCATCAGACACAATCAGACTCAATTAGACACCATCAGACACCATCAGACTCAATCACACATCATCAGACTCCATCAGACTCCATCAGACACCATCAGACTCCA contains:
- the cux1a gene encoding LOW QUALITY PROTEIN: homeobox protein cut-like 1 (The sequence of the model RefSeq protein was modified relative to this genomic sequence to represent the inferred CDS: inserted 1 base in 1 codon; deleted 1 base in 1 codon), translating into MLNTLELAASFFFAFFGAWGQHRHRFIQCIVSVNKVQPEQEEGQECALIQNGRLLVIVEDRCSPDSAGDNGAGPALPVAPVPFNMAQGSPPRFRTSSESASSARGGPPFSHTGIELFPPTFSSPSPSASPPSAPKLSLGSLLQRQLLHSYYTKALQDGSAGSLLFSPQQFGSPQQLGSSSASPDXGASVPSPSRSEGAGGLSDSDEMDTAEIARQVKEQLIKHNIGQRVFGHYVLGLSQGSVSEILARPKPWSKLTIRGKEPFHKMKQFLSDEQNILALRSIQGRQRENPGQNLNRVFQEVSKRRHGSSGSSKPGSITTRIRMPDGGSDEAIKSILEQAKRELQVQKVENVQPSSSSFSCSEEHLHSVLDQARREMEVQQGALEAGVKAQSELCVLGSKLLTSPLSGLAFSPLALTLKKPLDVHAAVKRDSSEGALSELGQNPDTAAIWREQWWNAVPAERRGGVTQLLSNDDSLSQDDSKELKPVSLGSVTPAPPSLDWMSAESPFSLLSQSSELNVTMSGISEPPQCSPLQAIAKTSSKPAPTPLTPEQYEFYMYQDLDTAELTQQVKDKLAKSGICQRVFGEKVLGLSQGSVSDMLSRPKHWSKLTQKGREPFIRMQLWLNGENTHHTNELTPKTSASCSPLPESPLSSAEESANHSDDPSVQPSSEAPESPNTSLCLPGNTALSIQEAVTMTTELDTYSITKRVKEVLVDNNLGQRLFGESVLGLTQGSVSDLLARPKPWHKLSLKGREPFVRMQLWLQDPDSVDKLIELKRTEKKVFMKRRHSSLSESPSREGGPCSSDYVRAVSPQLTQDHLPKVGDHLPSALDHQPQLKKPRVVLAPEEKEALKRAYQQKPYPSPKTIEELASQLHLKTSTVTNWFHNYRSRIRRELFIEEIQAAGGIRADGESSGDGGESDGPSQAPLDHAPLSIPESGSAPNPRDSSLRRKKAANLNSIIHRLERAANRDEANEWEF